GCCGTCGGCGTCGCAGAAGGTGCGCGAGACAATGTTGCGCGGCGTCTTGTCGATCCACTCGTCGCTCTTGCTGACGCCTTTGGCCGTGGGATCGAGCGAGCGGCCGATGCCCAGCGGATCGTCGAGCTTGAAGAGGTTGGGCAGCGTGGTGCTGGCCTTGGCGTTGGTGATGGCGTCCTGGTAGCCGGCGCGGGTGAACCATGCGTCGCGCCGGGTGATGAAAGCATTGCTCCAGGCGGCATTGTCCGCCAGCGGATCGCTGCCGGGATTGGGGATCGGCGTCGGCACCACATTGGGCAGCCACTGTTCATAGGGCGTGCCGAACGCGTCATTGGTGGCCTGGTCCATGGCCCCCTGCAGCACGGTGCCCTCGATGTCCGCGATGTCCTTCACCACGCGCCAGCCGTTGGCGGGCGTGGGCAGCCAGGAGAGATGCGCCCAGTGGCTGAAGCGGTCGCCATTGGGCTCGTTGAAGATGCCAACCTCGCCGGGCGAGGCGATGCTGTTGCGGTTCATGCGCACCGGCTCGGTGCTGCGCAGCCAGCGCGTGTCGCCGAAGCCGGGATTACCCAGCGGATTGCCATTGGGCTCGCCGGTGACCGTGAAACGCGTGCCGGAGGCATTGCCGGTGGGCACCGTGAAGTCGGGCCAATTGGTCCAGGGGATGACGCTGTAGGGTGCGAAGTTGTAGCCGTCGGGGAAGCCGTCGGCGCCGGCGACCAGTGCCGTTGGGTTGGAGGGATCCAGCGAACTGTTGAGCTGGTCGCCCCATCCCGTGCCGGCCTTGGCCGCGGGCTCCACGCCGTAGCGCACCGAGTAGGGACTGGGCGGAATCCGGTTGCCGGCGCTGTCGCCGCCGGTCCAGTTGCCCGAGCCCTTGGGGTCGACGGGCTTCACGAAAAGGTGCAGGGCGATCTCGGAGGCAAGCTGCTTGCGGATCGACTCGATGCGGCGGTCGTCGCCGCTGGTGTTCTGCATCGCGGCGGCGGTGTCGCGCTGCGACTGCGTGCGGGAGAGGTAGGCCGTGGCGATGAGCACCAGCAGCACCAGCATGGCCGAGACCAGCACCAGGGCGTTGCCGCGGCGCCAGGCGCCGTTTGATGAAAGACTCGATGAAAGGCTTGATGTAAAGGGGGATCGAGGATTGTTCATGGTTTGTCCGCCTTTGGAAGTTCGACCACGAACTGGAAGACGCGGCCCTGCGAGAACGCGAGCTTGGGGTCGTGCAAGGTGATGGTGAAGCGAAGCGCCGTGGGCCATGGCGTGTAGTCGGTGCGCATCACGCGCTCCACGCCGCCGGGATAGCGAGCCTCGCGGAAGGGCTTGTCGCCGTTGGGTCCGAAGATCGCCTGGTAGGAGTAGACCTGTGTCGCCGATCCGAGGGGGCGAAGAACGCCTACCGGACTCGTAGGACACAAGCGTTCGATGCGCGCGCAATCGATCGGCGGCGAGGCGATGGCGACGGTCTCAATGTCGCCCGCGGCCGGAGTGAAGGGCGCGCTCTTGGTTGGATCGGAGGCGACGGAAGGCTTCAGCGCCCGGATTGCCGTGGCATAGGAAGGCGCCGAGAGCGGCGTGTCGATATCCGAAACGGATGGGCCGGCCAGCATCGTGACACCGCGGCGCTGTTGAATCGGAAACATGGAATCGGGCAGGCCGAACCAGGGAATGCTTCGTGGGACATTTCCGACAGTGGCACCTCCGGTTACAGAGATGGCCCCGGTTGCATTGGGCGGCGAGGGAGGCATGAAGGGCTGCTGCGGCCAGGACTGCGTGGTCAGACCGGAGAGCGGGACATCGATGACGTTGGCGTTGCGAACCGGAGTGGCCGTGGGCGTGGCCGGAAGCATCGCCACCTGCGGCGTTCCATCCGGGGTCTCGAAGTGCGCCGTGCCGTCGCTCCAAGTCCAGTCGATCTGGATCGAGCTGCAATTGCCTGCCAGCAAGGGAAGCGCCACCATCGAGTCGGTGCGGTCCATGCTGGGCGCCACCTTCTCGGCGCGCGGGTAACCCCACAGGCCAAATGTCCTCCCCATGGGATTCGCGGGATTGATTGGTCCTAGAGGCGCCCCAAAGAGCGCGTTGGCGATCCGGTCGCGGGCATAGCCCAGCTTCAAGGTCGCAGCCGTCGGATCGGTGCCCTCATCCTTGGTCCAGGGCAGGCGGCCCGTCTGGTCGAAGTAGAAATCCTTGGAGAGGTTCGACGAGGTCGCCCCATACACGGCGAGCGCGCGGAACTCGGCGATGGTGGTCGCCGCCGTGTCGACGCGTGAGGCGGTCAAGGCGCGGTTGGGCCAGAGCATGTCCTGGGCGATGGTCAAGTCTGCCTCGATCTGTGGTGAGGGTGGATCGGAGCCAGCGGCCTGATTGTTGTACTGCACGATGCCGGTGGCGCTGTTGGCCTTCATGTTGCTCGCCTGCAGGCTGTGGAACCAGGTTGCGTTCTTGGCCGTCGGTGTCGTGCCGGGCATCGGGTTGCCGTCGTCGGCCAACATCACCACCTGGCGGGCAAGCGTCCATTCGCGGGCTTCGGGCTGACTGGTCATGTACTTATTGAGATTGGCGGCGCCGTCGAAGTACGCCGCGCTGAGCGTGGGCGTGGCGCTCCACATCCAGGGAACCGGCGGCATGCCTGTGCCCGCGGTGCCCAGGAAATCCGCGTCCGGCTGCAGCGTGGGGTTGTTGGTGTCCACCAGTAGGCTGGGAAACTGCGTGGCGTGACCCAAGCGCACCATGAACTCATAGGAGGTGAACTCGGGGGCGACCTTAAGGGTGCCACCCTTGTAGAGTGAGAGCGCGTACTTCTGCTCCTGGCTGCGGCCACCCAGATAGACGCCGCTCTCCTCGTGGCCGCGGCCAAAGAAGACCAGCTGGTCGCAGCGGATGAACTCGTCGGCGGGCCGGGTCGGATCGAGCAAGGGAGCCGTGGCCGCACCAAGAGGGCCGGAGCGGTTCACGTCGTTGCGCACCGCCACGCACTGAAGGCCCAGCACACCGTCGCGGGCGATGCGCTCGATGTCGCCGCGGATGACCTTCTCCATCGCAGTTGCAGTGGCCTGCAAGTCAGCGCTGGCCTCGCCGATGGCCGCCACCTTGCTGGTGGTGCCGAAGATGCGCGCCGTGGCGATGATCACCACCAGCAGCACCGTCAGGGCCACGAGCAGTTCCACCAGGGTGAAGGCCTTTCGTTTCATCAGAGCTCCTCCACGCAGGCGAAGACGGGAATGAGCTGATTGCCGTTGGCGTCGTAGGGCGGCACGAACCAGATGTCCTGAATGCCCAGCACGGCGTCGCCGCCGGAGCCGGGAGTGCAGATGAGCGAGTCGACCCCTGCCGCCGGAGTCTTGTTCACGGCGATGTCGTTGGTGCGCTCCGCGGCGGTCGGTGCCTCGACCAGCGAGTTGGCGTAAGGCTGGCGAGGCACGGGCTTGGCCAAAATCACCGGGCCGTCATCGTGAGTGCGGCGGCCCTCGACAACATGGTGCACATTGTTGTAGACATCGATGAACCACTGCCCGGGCTGCTGCCAGGTTTCGGAATAGGTCAGCGCAGTCGGATCGGTGGGCGGAGTGGTCGCGGTGCTCGGACCCGTTCCCGGCACGCCGCAATCGTCTCGGTTGGGGCTGTACTTCGCCGATGCGAAGGTGCTGCCGACTTTGGCATCGATGCCCCCCGCTCCCCAGGGATTGCCCTGTCCGTCGCCTTTGTTGCGCAACAGGTTTACCTGTGAGCCTGGGCGACTGGAGACCCACTGCGGAATGGGCGGATAGTCCTTGAGCGCATTGCCGAAGGCCGGGTCAATCGTTGAGTTCACCGGCGTGGTGACATAAGGGGTACCCATGGGCTGACCATTCGCCATCGCCGCGTAATTGCCGCCCAAGAGTCCATTGGCGGGAATCACCCGGTAGACGAAGACGCCAACCAGGATGCGACCATCCTGCCGGCGGAACATGCAGTCCCAGACATACTTCGGCGTGGGCGTGAGTCCCACCGCGTTGGCGGGCATCGGCCAGTAGCGCTCTCGCTGGGTGATGAAGATGGCGGGCTCCTTCAGAGCATTGCCAGTGTTGACCACTCCACTCGGCACCGCGCCGGAGACGGGAATGCCACTTTGGGTGAACGTCCAGGCATAGTTCGGTTTCGACGTATCTTGCAATTCGTCATACTTCGCACGGTTGTATGGAATTCCGAAGAGTTTGTTGCGAACGCTCGCGAAACCGATCCCGGGCATGTTGATGTCGGTCAACAGATTGGCCGCGGTGAAGTTGCCTGGAAGTGCGGAGGGTGCCGCAAGCCGACCCGCGGCGACACTGCGGCGGGTGCGGTAGTAACTGAAGATGTCGTACATCCCCTGCTCGTCGCGGTTAGCAGTAGTGGTGTCGTCCACCGCCACGAAGCCGGGTCGCTTCCAGATCCAGTCCTTGGGAATGGTCGGCGCTAATGGGTTCGCACCAGAGGCTGCTGTGGTGTTCTGAAGGGGAACGGGATCAACCTTTGAAGTATTTGCAGGAGCATCTGAAAAATCCTCGAAGCAGCCGAAATCCTCCTGCTTCAGTCGCGTGCGCAGCAGCTCCATCGCGTGCCGCGCCACCATCGGCCCGTAGACATCGTCCTCGGCGATCTCCTGCTGCTTGATGCCCGCGGGAAAGAGCGCGGCGATGGAGATCATCCCGATGCCAAGGATGAAGATGGCCAGGATCAATTCCACAAGGCTGAAGGCGCGGCGGGTCATCGCTTGAAGACCTCCGCCCGCCCCGTGTAGCGGTTGAAATAGATCTTCTCGCCGAATTGGTTGATGTACTCCGACTCGTCGCAGTTCATGCGCGTGCGTCCGGTTCCATAGCTGGAGCAGGGATTGTTGCCCGGGCTCCAGTCAGGATGGTTGGGCCCCTTCCAGTTGTTCACGTCGTAGAGCTCTCGCATGGCGGCGTCATTGAAGACCGCGATGAAAGGAGCGAGCTGAATGTAAGGCTCCTCCCCCTCGAAGTTGTAGGTGTAGTCGCCGCCAGCGCCGATGCTTTCCTGCGAGTTCAGGGTGAGCTTGTCGCCGTCCTGGTCCATGTCCAGCACCACATTGCGGCCGGAGCTGGCGTTGACGATGCCGCCGCCGCCGGTGATGCGGGTGAGCAGCGAGCCGTCGGAGCCGAAGAGCACGCCGACCATGTAGCCATATTCCATGTCGGTGAAGTTGGTGTTGCTGTCGCGGAAGGTCGGCTGGGTCGCCCACATCTCGTCGCGGCGGTCGAAGTCCATCAGCGGGCCCGCCACCTTGATGCCCTCGGGCAGGTCCACCGGCGTGAAGCTGGGATGAGCCTCGAAGAGGTCGTTGTAATAGTTGATCGGCAGCCGCGCCGTCTCCAGCACCAGCTCGTCGCGAAGGCGGGCACCGACGATGCGGGTCCACTGCTTCTGGATGGGGTCGCTGAGCAGGCCGCCGGAGGTCCCCGTGCCGGTGCGCTGGGTCTTCACGGTGAAGACCAGCATCACCGGGCGGTGGTCCTTGAGCGCCAGGGTGCGGGCAGTCTCCAGCGCGTTCATCACCATGCTGGTGGCCTTGGAGAAGCGCGCGTCCTTGTTCACCTTGGAGACGCTGATCGCGGTGAGGGTGGCCAGCGAGATCAGGATGCCGATGACGACCATCAGCTCGATCAGCGTGAAGCCGCGGCGCGGGAAGCCCGGCGCTGGAGCGTGGAACCGGAGATCGCGGACTTCGCTTTTCATGGCAATGCCACCACGGGCTGCGTGAGCTCCTGCGAGAAGATGTTGTCGGCCCAATCCTCGATGCCGTCCTTGTTGGCGTCCACCTTGGTCGAACTCCAGGGCGGAGCGCCGAAGAGGCCGTCGGGCCCGTTGGAGAGGAAACACCAGCGCCGGCCGTTGCAGACGCCGATGAACTTCTCGTCGTTGGTGCGCACGGTGCGGTCGTCGCGGTCGATGCCGATGCCCAGCGGATCGGCGGTGACCGGGTTGCCCTTGACAGCGCCGACGGTGCGATAGGCATCGCGCATCTCGCGCTCGGTGGCGGGCCGCCCGCAGGGAATCACCGAGATGCGCTTGCCCCAGGGATCCACCAGGTCGACGTTTTCGCTGGCCGTGAGCGGCGCCGTGGGATTGTTGATCCGCTTGAGGAACTCCGGATTGATCTTGTTGATGAACTCTCGACTGCGGTCGTTGGACTTCAGCAGGGCCAGGATCTTGGGCATGATGTAGGCCCCCTGCGCGGTCGGCTCCTCCTCGATGTCGAAGAAGGCCAGCTCGCGCGGGGAGGCCGCGGTGGGCTTGCGCGAGAAGACCAGCTCCTGGCCGCGGGTCAGTTCGAGCTCGTGGATCGCCTGGTTGAGCAGCGTGAAGGTGTCCTCGACCTGCTTGCGCTCGCTGGTGGCCAGAATGCCGCCGCTGACCGCCAGCACCAGGCTGGCCAGCAGCGCGATGATGCCGATCACCACCAGCAATTCCACAAGGGTGAAGGCTGAGCGGATGACGTTCATGGCCCGGTCTCCACGATGTTGTCGGCGTTGATGTCGACATCCTTGGCGGGGCCGGTCAATGCGATGCGCCGCGTGCGATCCAGCTTGCGATCGGGACCCGAGGAGAGCAGCGCGAACTCGGCGCTGCGCAGCCGCTGCGTGGAGGAGCGGTCCTTGCCGTTGATGGCGATCGAGGTCGGCAGGTCGGGATTTTCGTCGTCCAGCACATCGTCCTTGGCCTGCGCGTTGGGGACGAATTCGCTTTCGTTGGCGCTGGTGGGGCGCAGCGCGAAGAAGTCGCCCAGGTCAAAGCGGGTTCCGTCGGTCGCCGCATCCGGCGTGTTGGGCGTGTAGTTGACGTAGCCGCGGCGGTAGAAGCGGATGGGCTGCCCCCAGTAGTCAAGGATCACCTTTGGATAGCGGTCGAAATTGTCGTCGCCATCGGTGGCGCGGACGATGTCATAGTCGCCGTTGGCCTTGATCCCCTTGATGCCGCCGAGGATCGAAGGATCCTTCAGCTCGAGGTAGGGCCCGTACACCTTGCCCTCAAGATTGGCGCGACTGCGCAGGATGCACTTGGTGGTGTCGTTGCCGTTGCCGGTGGCGGTGGTGGTGGCGATCAGCACGCGGCTGGGCAGGGCCAGATTGCGGGTGAAGAAAAGTCCCTTGCGGGTCGGCGCGCCCAGCGTGACGCCGGAGTAGGAAGCCGCCGCGCCTGGAGTCGCCGCCACGTCGGCGTTGGTGATCGGCTGCAGCGCCGCGCCCCAGACGCCATCCATGCCGGGCGAGCGAATGCCCGCACGCGGTTGCTCGCGCTCGCCTGCCTTGAGGTCGGTGGGCGGCGGCGAGGAGAGCTCGCCGCAGATGCCATAGCCGTCGGCGGAGCGGTCGCCGGCGCCCAGCAGATATTCCGGCAGCGTGGTCACGCTGTTCCAATCCTGCAGCGCCTTGGCCTTGGCGCTGGACCACTGGCCGACCTTGGTGGTCTGGCCGGCGCTGGCCGTGTTGGACGGCGAGGGCAGCAGGTCGCGCATGTAGCCCACCTGCGTCGAGGGGGTCGCTGAGAGGGCCGCAGTGCCCCAGAGCGTGCTGGTGGTCAGCGTCGATGGGTCGCCCAGCAACGGCGGGTAGTAGCCGTGGTCGGACTTGAAGCGCGAGAGCGCCTGCGAGATCGAGCTCATCAGGAACTGCGTGTTGACCCGCTGGGCGCGCTTCTGCGCCGCGTTGATTCCCACAATCAGCAGGCCGACGAGCATGGCGATGACGCCGATCACCACCAGCAGCTCCACCAGGGTGAATCCGCCGCGGCGGCTGGGAGCCGCCCGAAGTGCCCGGGTGCTGTGGGGATGGTTCGTCATGGGGCGCCTATTTCTTTCCGCCTCCGGAGACGCTTTCGATCATGCTCACCAACGGCAGGAAGAGGGCCAGCACGATGGTGCCGATGATGCCTCCAAGCACGATGACCATGAAGGGCTCCAGCAGGCTCAGCAGACTGCCGACGGCGACGTCGACTTCTTCGTCGTAGTTGTCGGCGATCTTGGTGAGCATCACGTCCATGTCGCCGGTCTCCTCGCCCACGTCGATCATGTTCACCACCAGGCTGTCCACCACCTTGCTGGCGCGAAGCGGCGCCGCGAAGCTCTCGCCGTCGCGGATGGAGTCGTGCACCTTGTTCAGGGCCCGCTCATAGATCCAGTTGCCGCAGGTGTCGCGGGTGATCAGCACCGCCTCCAGAATGGGTACGCCGGCGCTGATCAGGGTGCCCAGGGTACGCGTGAATCGCGCAATGGTGGTTTTGCGGACCAGATTGCCGATGCCCGGCGCCTTCACGAAGAAGACGTCGAAGGCGGCACGCCCGAACTCCGTCTTGCGGAAGAGCTTGAAGACAATGATGATGAGGAAGGGCGAGACCAGAATCCACACCACCCCGGGCACGGCCTGGTTCTTGCTGCTGGTGCCCGCGATCCAGTTGCTGGTCTCGATCAGGAAGAGCGTCAGCGCCGGCAACTTCACGTCGAAGTCGGCGAAAATGGTGACGAACTTCGGGATGACGAAGTACATGATGCCGGTGACAATGGCCACGGCGATGGAGATGACGCAGGCCGGATAGATCATGGCGCCCTTGATGCGCCGCTTCAGGCGCTGGCCCTTTTCCATGAAGTCCGCCAGGCGCTGCAGGATGACGTCGAGCACACCGCCGACCTCGCCCGCGGCGACCATCTTGCAGTAGAGGCGGTCGAAGGCTTTGGGGTGCTTGGCGAAGGATTCGCTCAAGGTCGATCCGCCCTCGACATCCTCGCAGACCACGCCGAGGATCTTCTTCAGCTTGCCCGGCTTCTGCTGCTGCTCAAGGATCTGCATGCTGCGCAGCAGCGGCAGTCCGGCGTCCTGCAGGGTGCTGAGCTGGCGCGTGAAGTTGGTCATGGTCTTGGTGTTCACGCGGCCGGGCAGGGAGAAGCCCATCCCCTTGCCCTTCTTCTTGGCGACCTTCACCTTCTTGGTCTTCTCCGTCTTGGTGGCCTTCTGCTCGCGGACGCTGGTGGGGAACATGCCCTGCCCGCGCAGCGACTTGATGACCTCCTCGCTGGAGGCGGCGTCCATGGTGCCCTTCTGGGCCTTGCCGGCCGCGGTCATTGCTTCGTAGGCGTAGGTGGTGTTGGCCATGGCGCTCGCTTATTCCTCGGAGAGGGTTTCCCGGACCACTTCCTCGATGGTGGTCTGTCCGTCGTAGATCGCCAGCAATCCGCTCTCGCGCAGCGTGCGCATGCCACGCTTGCGGGCGGCCTGCTTGAGCACGTTGGTGCTGGCCTGGGTCATGATGAGCTCGCGCATGGCGTCGTCGACGACCATGATTTCATAGAGCGCGAGTCGGCCCTTGTAGCCGGTCTTGTTGCACTTGTCGCAGCCCTTGCCGCGGGTGAAGGTGCGGCTGGAGACATCCGAGGAGCGGAGCGAGAGCTCCATGAGCTGCTCCTCGCTGGGGATGTAGGTCTCCTTGCAGGTGGCGCAGACGCGGCGCACCAGCCGCTGGGCGACAACCGCCTCGAGCGTGGCGGTGAGCAGGAAGCTCTCGATGCCGAGATCGATCAAGCGCAGGATGCTGCTGGGGGCGTCGTTGGTGTGGAGCGTGCTGAAGACCAAGTGGCCGGTGAGGCTGGCCTGGATGGAGATCTGCGCGGTTTCAAGATCGCGGATTTCACCGACGAGGATGATGTCGGGATCCTGACGGAGGAAGCTGCGGAGGAGCTTGGCGAAGGTCAGTTCCTGGTCGGTGTTCACCTGGCATTGGATCAGCCCCTCGATGTCATATTCGACGGGATCCTCCGCGGTCAGGATCTTGGTGTCGATGGTGTTGAGCTCGTTGAGCGCGGCGTAGAGCGTGGTGGTCTTGCCGCTGCCGGTCGGGCCGGTGACGATCACGATGCCGTTGGGCTTGGCAATGAGCCCGCGCACCTTCTCCAGGTCGTCTTCGCGCAGGCCGACGCGGTCCAGGCTCAGCTGCACGTTGCTGCGGTCCAGGACTCGGAGCACGACGCTCTCGCCGAACATGGTCGGCAGCACGGCGACGCGGAGGTCGACCGGGGCGTTGTTCAGGTTCAGCTCAATGCGGCCGTCCTGCGGCAGGCGGCGCTCGGCGATGTCCAGGTTGGCCATGACCTTCACGCGGCTGACGATGGCCATCGCCAGCGATGGCGGCGGCGGCGACATCTCGTAGAGCACGCCGTCGATGCGGTAGCGCATCTTGAACTCATCTTCGAAGGGCTCCAGGTGGATGTCGCTGGCCTTGTCGCGGATGGCCTGCAGCAGCACCAGGTTGAGCAGGTTGATCACGTTGTTGTCGTTGGCGGCTTCCTGCAGCGTGGCCAGGTCGACGCTGGCGCCGCGGCCCTCGAGCGCCTGGGCGGCGTTGCTCTGCGAGAGGTCGGCGTAGACCTCGGCGAGCGAGTCCTTGGACTGGAAGTGCTCCTTGAGGATCGCGTCGATCTCATCCGGCGGCGCCACCACCGCGGAGACCTTCAGACCCATGAGCATCCGCAGGTCGTCGACGGCGCGGAAGCTCTCCGGACCCTTCAGCGCGATCACCAGCTTCTTGGTCACGGAGTCGAACTCGATCGGGACGACCTGGTAGCTGCGCGCCGTCTCCGCCGTGATCGCCTTGAGCGTGGTCTCGTCGAAGGTGCGGTCCTTCAGGGAGACGAACGGAAGTCCGCCCATGCCTGAGAGCACGATCTGAATGTCGATGGGTTGGATCAGCCCGATCTCGACCAGGATGTCGCCGAGCTGCTTCCCCTTGTGCGTCGTCTTTTGCAATTCCAGCGCCTGATGCACTTGCTCTCGCGTGACCTTCCCAAGCTTGGTGAGCGCCCGGCCGAGTCGGCGGCCCTTGAGCTCCATTTGGACAAAGCGCTCGTCGGAAGGATCAACTTTGAGTTGCTTCTCTTGCTGCATAAAGGGAAATCCTAATTGAATTCATCGTCCGAATTCTTGGAAACATTCGAATACAGATAGATCTAGTTCCCGATTATTCAATTGATAATTGCGTCATCAACCAATCGGACTTGGATCAAAACTTGGAAACGGGGGTGAAAGAGGTCCCAAAGAAACCCGAATAACTCCGTTATGCGCCACCATTATCAAGGGTTACGCCTCGGGAGCTTGGATCAGTTCCGGTCGCACAGGCCCGGCTCCGGCCTTTCGCAGACGCTCATTCAAGTCATCCGGATTGCGAGCGTTATCCACCATCTCCTCGGCCGTGATCATGCCCTTGGTGAAGATCGACCAGAGGTGCTCGTCGAGCAGCTGCATGCCGAACTTCTTGCCGGTCTGGATGGCCGAATCGATGCGGAAGGTCTTGCTTTCGCGGATCAGGTTGCTGATGGCGGGCGTGACCACCATGAACTCGTAGCCGGCCAAGCGGCCGGGCTTGTCGCTGCGGGCCAGGAGCACCTGGCTGAGCACCGCCAGAAGGCTGGTGGAGAGCTGGACCCGGACCTGCTCCTGCTGGTTCACCGGGAAGGCGTCGATGATTCGGTTGATGGTTCCGGCGGCGCCGGTGGTGTGCAGGGTGCCGAAGACCAAGTGGCCGGTCTCGGCGGCCTTGATGGCGGCCTCGATGGTGTCCAGGTCGCGCATTTCACCGACCAGGATGACGTCGGGATTCTGACGCAGCGCACGGCGCAGCGCCTCGCTGAAGCTGGGAACGTCCGACAGGGCGCCCACCTCGCGCTGATTGACGATGGATTTCTTATGGTTGTGGTAGTACTCGATCGGGTCCTCGACCGTCACGATGTGCTTCTCGAAGTTGGTGTTGATGTAGTCCAGCAGGGTGGCACAGGTGGTGGTCTTGCCGCTGCCGGTGGGACCGGTGACCAGGAAGAGTCCTCGGGGGCGGCGGATCAGGTCGCGGCAGATCTCCGGCAGTCCGATCACCTCGAAGGGCAGCAGCCGGTTGGGGATGAGGCGGAGCACCATCGCCACATAGGTCTTCTGGCGGAAGACGCTGACGCGGAA
This portion of the Planctomycetota bacterium genome encodes:
- a CDS encoding prepilin-type N-terminal cleavage/methylation domain-containing protein, which gives rise to MKRKAFTLVELLVALTVLLVVIIATARIFGTTSKVAAIGEASADLQATATAMEKVIRGDIERIARDGVLGLQCVAVRNDVNRSGPLGAATAPLLDPTRPADEFIRCDQLVFFGRGHEESGVYLGGRSQEQKYALSLYKGGTLKVAPEFTSYEFMVRLGHATQFPSLLVDTNNPTLQPDADFLGTAGTGMPPVPWMWSATPTLSAAYFDGAANLNKYMTSQPEAREWTLARQVVMLADDGNPMPGTTPTAKNATWFHSLQASNMKANSATGIVQYNNQAAGSDPPSPQIEADLTIAQDMLWPNRALTASRVDTAATTIAEFRALAVYGATSSNLSKDFYFDQTGRLPWTKDEGTDPTAATLKLGYARDRIANALFGAPLGPINPANPMGRTFGLWGYPRAEKVAPSMDRTDSMVALPLLAGNCSSIQIDWTWSDGTAHFETPDGTPQVAMLPATPTATPVRNANVIDVPLSGLTTQSWPQQPFMPPSPPNATGAISVTGGATVGNVPRSIPWFGLPDSMFPIQQRRGVTMLAGPSVSDIDTPLSAPSYATAIRALKPSVASDPTKSAPFTPAAGDIETVAIASPPIDCARIERLCPTSPVGVLRPLGSATQVYSYQAIFGPNGDKPFREARYPGGVERVMRTDYTPWPTALRFTITLHDPKLAFSQGRVFQFVVELPKADKP
- a CDS encoding type II secretion system GspH family protein, whose protein sequence is MTRRAFSLVELILAIFILGIGMISIAALFPAGIKQQEIAEDDVYGPMVARHAMELLRTRLKQEDFGCFEDFSDAPANTSKVDPVPLQNTTAASGANPLAPTIPKDWIWKRPGFVAVDDTTTANRDEQGMYDIFSYYRTRRSVAAGRLAAPSALPGNFTAANLLTDINMPGIGFASVRNKLFGIPYNRAKYDELQDTSKPNYAWTFTQSGIPVSGAVPSGVVNTGNALKEPAIFITQRERYWPMPANAVGLTPTPKYVWDCMFRRQDGRILVGVFVYRVIPANGLLGGNYAAMANGQPMGTPYVTTPVNSTIDPAFGNALKDYPPIPQWVSSRPGSQVNLLRNKGDGQGNPWGAGGIDAKVGSTFASAKYSPNRDDCGVPGTGPSTATTPPTDPTALTYSETWQQPGQWFIDVYNNVHHVVEGRRTHDDGPVILAKPVPRQPYANSLVEAPTAAERTNDIAVNKTPAAGVDSLICTPGSGGDAVLGIQDIWFVPPYDANGNQLIPVFACVEEL
- a CDS encoding prepilin-type N-terminal cleavage/methylation domain-containing protein; this encodes MKSEVRDLRFHAPAPGFPRRGFTLIELMVVIGILISLATLTAISVSKVNKDARFSKATSMVMNALETARTLALKDHRPVMLVFTVKTQRTGTGTSGGLLSDPIQKQWTRIVGARLRDELVLETARLPINYYNDLFEAHPSFTPVDLPEGIKVAGPLMDFDRRDEMWATQPTFRDSNTNFTDMEYGYMVGVLFGSDGSLLTRITGGGGIVNASSGRNVVLDMDQDGDKLTLNSQESIGAGGDYTYNFEGEEPYIQLAPFIAVFNDAAMRELYDVNNWKGPNHPDWSPGNNPCSSYGTGRTRMNCDESEYINQFGEKIYFNRYTGRAEVFKR
- a CDS encoding type II secretion system GspH family protein, which translates into the protein MTNHPHSTRALRAAPSRRGGFTLVELLVVIGVIAMLVGLLIVGINAAQKRAQRVNTQFLMSSISQALSRFKSDHGYYPPLLGDPSTLTTSTLWGTAALSATPSTQVGYMRDLLPSPSNTASAGQTTKVGQWSSAKAKALQDWNSVTTLPEYLLGAGDRSADGYGICGELSSPPPTDLKAGEREQPRAGIRSPGMDGVWGAALQPITNADVAATPGAAASYSGVTLGAPTRKGLFFTRNLALPSRVLIATTTATGNGNDTTKCILRSRANLEGKVYGPYLELKDPSILGGIKGIKANGDYDIVRATDGDDNFDRYPKVILDYWGQPIRFYRRGYVNYTPNTPDAATDGTRFDLGDFFALRPTSANESEFVPNAQAKDDVLDDENPDLPTSIAINGKDRSSTQRLRSAEFALLSSGPDRKLDRTRRIALTGPAKDVDINADNIVETGP
- a CDS encoding type II secretion system F family protein yields the protein MANTTYAYEAMTAAGKAQKGTMDAASSEEVIKSLRGQGMFPTSVREQKATKTEKTKKVKVAKKKGKGMGFSLPGRVNTKTMTNFTRQLSTLQDAGLPLLRSMQILEQQQKPGKLKKILGVVCEDVEGGSTLSESFAKHPKAFDRLYCKMVAAGEVGGVLDVILQRLADFMEKGQRLKRRIKGAMIYPACVISIAVAIVTGIMYFVIPKFVTIFADFDVKLPALTLFLIETSNWIAGTSSKNQAVPGVVWILVSPFLIIIVFKLFRKTEFGRAAFDVFFVKAPGIGNLVRKTTIARFTRTLGTLISAGVPILEAVLITRDTCGNWIYERALNKVHDSIRDGESFAAPLRASKVVDSLVVNMIDVGEETGDMDVMLTKIADNYDEEVDVAVGSLLSLLEPFMVIVLGGIIGTIVLALFLPLVSMIESVSGGGKK
- the tadA gene encoding Flp pilus assembly complex ATPase component TadA, which produces MELKGRRLGRALTKLGKVTREQVHQALELQKTTHKGKQLGDILVEIGLIQPIDIQIVLSGMGGLPFVSLKDRTFDETTLKAITAETARSYQVVPIEFDSVTKKLVIALKGPESFRAVDDLRMLMGLKVSAVVAPPDEIDAILKEHFQSKDSLAEVYADLSQSNAAQALEGRGASVDLATLQEAANDNNVINLLNLVLLQAIRDKASDIHLEPFEDEFKMRYRIDGVLYEMSPPPPSLAMAIVSRVKVMANLDIAERRLPQDGRIELNLNNAPVDLRVAVLPTMFGESVVLRVLDRSNVQLSLDRVGLREDDLEKVRGLIAKPNGIVIVTGPTGSGKTTTLYAALNELNTIDTKILTAEDPVEYDIEGLIQCQVNTDQELTFAKLLRSFLRQDPDIILVGEIRDLETAQISIQASLTGHLVFSTLHTNDAPSSILRLIDLGIESFLLTATLEAVVAQRLVRRVCATCKETYIPSEEQLMELSLRSSDVSSRTFTRGKGCDKCNKTGYKGRLALYEIMVVDDAMRELIMTQASTNVLKQAARKRGMRTLRESGLLAIYDGQTTIEEVVRETLSEE
- a CDS encoding type IV pilus twitching motility protein PilT, which encodes MSTVQIDRLLDVMVKLDASDLHITVGRPPTIRHNGRLRNLQTKILDPDDTMALMKSITPEKNQAEFQEAGGSDFGFSFSEAARFRVSVFRQKTYVAMVLRLIPNRLLPFEVIGLPEICRDLIRRPRGLFLVTGPTGSGKTTTCATLLDYINTNFEKHIVTVEDPIEYYHNHKKSIVNQREVGALSDVPSFSEALRRALRQNPDVILVGEMRDLDTIEAAIKAAETGHLVFGTLHTTGAAGTINRIIDAFPVNQQEQVRVQLSTSLLAVLSQVLLARSDKPGRLAGYEFMVVTPAISNLIRESKTFRIDSAIQTGKKFGMQLLDEHLWSIFTKGMITAEEMVDNARNPDDLNERLRKAGAGPVRPELIQAPEA